The Rhododendron vialii isolate Sample 1 chromosome 1a, ASM3025357v1 region TTTCGCCGGCCCTGCACTTGCGCAGTAGGTGACTGTGTCTAaattttggtagttttggttcattccttTATTTTGTGATGAATTATGTAATGTCTTATGCCTTCTGAATGATATATGGTATTGACcatctcaaaaaaataataataatatttcccATTCGTACAACCATAATCGGAAGAGCCTAGCATGCTTGTCCCCTCCTTATTATAATTATTACAACATAGATTTAACGTAAAGTTACTATTTTCTAATCATTAGTTATCGCTAATGATAACTTATCAGGGTTAGCTGGGGTGCAATTTGATTATTCTCATGGTCTTAAAGTTAATGATTGATTAAAATTCTAGTAGCTACATGCCCTCGTATTAGTCTAACTAATATTGTGATGTTTTTAATTGTTATACTAGTAGATAGAATTTGAATCCATCTATTGGTGACTTTCGTAGGGAGGTGCAACCCTTAAGACTTggtttggactaaattaattttttaattatcatTCTAATTTCGTTTTTGTGatgtttgttttacattttttccttttacgtTATTTATTCTTCTATATCGAGGTGGAAATCGGGGCTGCTGTAGGCGTGCTTTTCTGTAGTGGATCCTGTACTGGTGGGAGAGATTCGTTCAAACACTCTAGCCGCGAATGTTAAGATGGACAATCTGGACCTAGCCTGCAGGATGCACGACAGGGACttggataaaaaaacaaaaaaaacaaaaacagctcACTTATTGTATATAGTAAGTCGATCCAAATTTAGACTTTTCAACATCGTCCCTTctactactattttttaaacCATCCCTACCAAATCACtatctcaaaataaatgatgaaAACTCCATACAAGAAAACACGTACAAACCGTGAAGATATTTGATGTTTGAcgataaaattaacaaatgaaaatAGACCCATGTTAAAAGTAAAAGTATTGGTTTAAgcccttaaaaaaattgaaagatatacaCTGTATCTATGTAGGTTAACGAGAGAGACTACAGTTCCTGACCGAATTTCCGACGccgcgccgggcccactccggccaccggacggctgatcggagttgaccaaaaatttaaaaaaaaaaaaccgagtgggttcacgtgggaatcaacggcatccgatgtgtatagGTGGCTGATTCAAACATTCcatctttttttactttttgatcgGCTCCGATCAGCCGTCTGGTTGTCGGAGTGAACCCGGCGTGGCGTTGGAAATTCGGTCGGAACCCCCGGTCGGGATGCTTAGACTTTCTGGTAGGGTAGGTTAACTGTGATTCTGTGACTGTTAATCGCCGAGGGTTTAGTGCTCGCCTAGTCGCCTCTAATTATGGGCCGTCGCCATCGGTGGCTGCCCATTTCAGTTGATTAGCGCACAATGGCTTACAGCTCCCGACGTGATTTTGCTTTCGTTTTGGGCCGTTGATTCCACACCGCCAACaagattttttactttttgtaactTCTTTTGTCCTTGGATAGTGTACTTAAacctcgttcggctaaataagtaaattgattttttaaattttattaaaaaaaattatatttgttagttttttatcaattttttttggagattattgcattgtCGTGagaaaagaatctaaaaagtaaaaaattacgatcgaaacctaatttttttgaataaagacaaaaataagtctttaagccatttgagttttgttcaccctccacttaagaggatGAACATTACCCACCTTCCTAttagttgaaatgatgtggGTTCTACCACAAAgtaatgtcatacttaccaaaaagtgtattacatggtaagcatgacatcattttgtggtggtatccacaccatttcaaccaatataagggaggataatgttcaccatcttttaaggagggtgaacaaaattgcactcctctcgttatgacgatgcaataatccccaaaagaTTGACtaaaaactagcaaatacgaaaaaaaattgaataatgacaaaaaaataagctaattgaCTTATTTAGTTAAACGGGGTGTATAACTCCAATTTTAGAAAAAACAATTATATCCACAGGAGTTGGCTTGGTGGTTAGAGCTTGAGAAGTTCACTCTCATCTAAGGTTTTAGGTTTGGATTGATACCACAAGGGTccggctaaatacaactgcgaatttactacatgtagctAATTCATAAAGAggaattcaaaaattttctATTATGAATTGACTACATATAGTAAATTCGCAATTGTATTTAACAGCACCCTACCACAATTTACATGGTGGGTCGGGACGGTGGTTGCTTTGAGTCATTTGAGGTTTACTCTGCATAGGGGAAAATTATATTATGCCCCAAGGGCatggccacgtggtgcccccagggctttctgcaccacacatttcaGTGGCCCACACTGAAATGTGTGGTGCAAAAAGCTctggggcaccacgtggctatgCCCGGGGGCATGGAATAATCTAGGTGAGTCCAATTAGTGGTTTTTCTATGGGGTGGTCATTCATCACCCgctccccaaaaaaaaaaaaaaaaaacatcaataaGTTGGACATGGTATTGTCAGgcccattttcacttttcaggtCCTTCCTGGCTCGTTTTGGTAAACGTTCACTATTTAGATATCATCAAGAGTTATAGGCGTGTTAAAGAATAAATATCATGCTCCATCCGTTCATTTTTTAAAGTCCAATATTCTTTTTTGAATTGtactttaataaatatcaattttataaagttagtaagTGAAAGttaatataattttcattttgccccttaaagtagattccattttgaaaagttagtgagtaaaagtataatgatgatgtcttcataGAGAGTAAGTTGAGATAAAAGTTGATTtaaaaggtgtaatgatgatgttttcttaataagttggagttacgaagcgggacacttaataagggacggagggagtactatttattGGATAACACAtctattttggaaaaataattaatttttatttcttcttcagtgatttttccataatttttatttgttaaattCTCCTTGTGgagacaaattaaaaaaataaattattttaacaaagaacttaaaaaatactagtactagtatagatttaaaaagaaaaaagaaaagaaaagaaaagaaagaagaaacaatccaaaaatgacttaaaaaagagagagaaactgagGCGGTGAAAACACATGGCACTGACTGGCTGCCTGAAGGAAACAGCTGTTCCTAAACACAGTCCGCGTTAAACTCCTCAACCAATTTCTCAGAAACCCGCTCACCAATTGCCTTTTGACTCGGGTCTAATACTAATTTACATACAACTTGCCAAAACCCTCGTTTACCAAACACACCCCAGTTTcgctaagattttttttttaagtatatttattttgtACTTAACGAGACATGttattttttcacaatacaTCAATGTTTTAAAAGCCGTTTGGCGCTACTCGAGCGGCCGActaccttcgagcgattaataaGATTAATCGATGCATATTAGTTAGTAATCTGCGACTAATTGTTAGTGGAATTTAATCGAATAAGTCCCACTAGCGcaattaatcaccgattaattctttattttaaaatactgactttaattcaaaaaacttatttaaaaaataaacatttaaatatttttcttagcAGAACGGACCTTTGCTGTCTTCCCGGTATCTATACAAGTACAGATTCCAAACTCACCGCTACTGCTACTGCATTCTactcgtgtatatatataaagacCTCAGAATTTGCCTCTAGTTCCAGTGAATTAGGACCAAAACTTCActcccagaaaaaaaaaaaaaaaaaatcaccttcCCCTGAATCTTCCTCGGATTTCACTGGACCACTGGCCGGCTTCAAGAACTACTACTATAAGTAAGCGCGCACACATTCTCTCCGCTCTCATCAAAAACCCACTTCTTTCGGCTTCGGGATCTCTGTTCCCAGCATCGGTTACGGGCCACATGATTTTTTCCTGGAACTTCGATTCTCCGATCCGATTTTCGTGGTGAGAAAATAGTGCGTGGAATCATCACGGCCACGAGCCCTTTCAGTTTTAACCCCACTTGACTCGAACTGCTTTCGATTTCCCCCATTTCGAGCTTCAGATTTCCCCACTTCTCTCATCTTTTCCTAGCAAAAATTAGGATTTACATTTCCCTTCTCTTAGGATTACACTGAGTTATACATATATCTGCAGAGCATGTTCCTGATTATGTAATTGTTCTATTCAATTGCAGGTCAGATACGAAAGGCCCCCGGATTTCCGTTTCTTTTGAGGGACTTTGATTCTGTTCTTTAAATCTATCTGCCTTTTGGTTTTCTagttcgtgtttttttttttttgatcggtgaGAGTGAGGAAAAAATGGGAGTGAAAGTTGTTAGGGCCACTTTACAATGGTCTCAGCCCTCCcttcctcattctccttcctcCCCTCAAACCCTAGCTCCCACATTCTCATCCCCTTCCCTCAAGCGAAGTTGTTCCAGCGACGGAGCTCTTGCAATCCGATGTTTTCAGAAGCTAGACCAATCGCCCCTGTTTGGAACGGAGATTTACACGTCTCGATCTTGTGTTCGCCCGAATCCGAGACGTCGAACTATCCGACGAGCTACCAGTGCCGGATTTGACTCGTTTTCGGATGAAGAGTTCTCGAAAAAGATTCAAGAATTGGCCACGAGATTCCAAGTATCCGACGATGAAAACGATAGCCGGACCACTGAATCGTCTGTTTCTTCTACAAAAGCCTATAGTGGTATCGAAATCGCAGAGAATCAGAGACTGTTTGAACCGCCTGATTGGCCGGGGAGCATGGAGTGGAAGGCGAACAGCGTGGAACTACCGGTCTCGCTTCGGATGATAAAGAGGAAGAAGCAATGCCAAGAAGGGCTGAGAGGATCAGGGGATTACTCCGCGTGTTGCTCTGTCAACAAGGCTTTTTCCTCGATGGTTTTCATAATACGAGAGCTCCATAGCTTCACCCTGCAAATGAGCGAAAGGCTTTCGTGCGTACAAGACCTGCAGGGGGTTCTGGCACGCGTGCAGAGCGAAATCCACGCTTCGTTCGTGTGGCTGTTCCAGCAGGTTTTCTCGCACACGCCGACTCTCATGGTGTACATGATGATCTTACTGGCGAATTACAGTGTGTATTCGATGAGCGGCAATGTCGCCATTGCTGCACCGGTCCCGCTAACATCTCATGCTGCTACGATGGAGTCCGTTTCGGTTTACGAAGATTCTAGTCATCATAAGCAGCAAAAGTTTGATTCTTCTAAAATCAAAACGTTTTCAATTTCGTCTTCCAGTGGAAAGACGACCTCAATCGGAGCAAACGACGGTGGAGGAGGGAAATTCCGGCCAACTGCGAGTAATACAGATGGTGAGGGGCGTTTTGATGACTCAACTTTATTGAACTATCATCGTACTGTACTTCCCGAGACGACGACGGAGGGGGAATCGGTATCGGGACAAGTGACGAGTGAAGAGGAGTTGGGAGTATGGCATTCGATAGTGGAAGAAGCAGCGAGGATGCAGGGGGAGTTGAGGGACGAGTCATTGGATCACGAAACGATGCAGAGGTTCGTTTCACCGGTGACGGCGAAGACAGAAGCGGATGAGTATGCGGAGTACGTGAGAACAGAGACGTTGTATCAAAAGGGATTGGATGAAGACCCCAATAACCCTCTTCTTCTTGCCAATTACGCCCAGTTCCTCTACCTCGTCGTGAACGACTACGATGGGTACGATTTTTTGATCCAGATTTCTTTCAGTCTTTGTCAATTGCATTGTTGTTTGTTTCAATTTCAATTCACATGGTTCTGGCTTCCACGCAAATGGGGAGCAGTGTGTCAACTTAGACCTCTTCTTGAAGGGATccgggtgctgtagtgcaccggCATTGCAGCCGTCCAAAAGGGTTATTtaacgattcaaataaaaaacaaactctCTTTCCTGGAGGAGTTTTTTTAATCTGGACCGTTTGAATGATGAGATCGACGGTTGCACATCGCACTACACAGGGTGCACTACATCACCCCCGGATCCCTTCTTGAAGACATGTTTAGAACTTTGATGTTATGTGTAGATTTTCATATTCTTAAAAATAACACCAATACCATAGTTGGTGAACATATTCGAGTACTTGAACTAATTCAGGATCTTATTTAGGAAAAACATTCCTAATACATTTGTCATTGTCAAAGTTAAGTTTTTCTTCTTGTAAGTAAGCCTGGAGCCAAAGTGTCGTTTGGCTTTTAATAGGAGAAAGGTTGAATCTTTTGATGGGGAATATGTGGTGTAGTTTTTTAGTTTCCTCTATCAGCTATAACTGTGGAGTGTGTTTTCTTCAAAGTGCACTCTCTTGTGATATTTTCTGTTCTAAAATTGGTTCGGGTTGTTTTGTTTATTGGAACAGTGCTGAGGAGTACTTCAAGAGAGCGGTTAAGGTGGAGCCGCCGGATGCGGAGGCGTTGAGCAAGTACGCTAGCTTCCTGTGGCAAGCAAGGAAGGATCTGTGGGCGGCGGAGGAGACGTATCTAGAGGCCATCGCGGCTGACTCCGGCAACTCCTACTACGCGGCTAACTATGCTCACTTCCTGTGGAGTACCGGCGGCGAAGACACATGCTTCCCTTTAGACAACAACACGAACAAGGCTTGAATCCCAAAAATAACCAAAGATGActgcagaagaagaaaaaatgcgtTATGGGGCACAGTTTCTTTTAGTTTGTCATTACAATGCAAGTCCAGTCACACGATCAGGCCCCGTCAAAGATACAGTTTGCTTGACCTTGTTCTGTAGGATTAGGTTTTCTTTGAGTTGCTATGCGTGGCGGAAAGATAAATAACCACAAAATCTTGGTCACCCACCTTCATTGCCTACCGTGTGTTTATTTAATCATCAATGAAGTATAACAATTgcaaaggaaaataagaaagagaatttttttttgggtacttcgggatatgatttttctttttcttgtctcGCCTTGAATCAcctactttctttttttccttctctctggGGCGGTAAACAAGTCGAGTTCGAGCCTTAACAAGTCGaatttagtcatttactaaacgagacTCGGAAACAAGCcgaaaactcaaatttgagctTGCAAGATGCTCGGTCCGTTTACAACCTTACCTCTCTCTTCAAGATTTGtagtttttcaataaattttgggTGGAGACTTGAGACTGTTGTAATTGTACACGCGTACGTGTACTCAACATGCAATATTtgttactccctctgttccaaattGAGAGTCTCTTTTGAGGATTTCAACTATTTAAGGGAACATGCAACGATTACACCTACAATGCCTATCATTTTCACCATTACCCTTATATTCTACCTATTTTAAACACTTATATTCACCTATGAGACACAtttgaaaaatcatcaaattttttttcttccattttttggaaaaagactatcattttggaacaatccaaaatagaataatggACTCTTAATTTGAAATAGATGGAGTACGAAATAGCTACTAGGTACTAAAGAAAAGAGACGTGGATAGCAAAACCATCTTTAATCTAATACGGACAACGTAACACGTACGTACGTAATCTCTTGGAGTTAGGTCGCAATAAAGTGCAGTAAttaatttcttgtaaatttcttaGTTTTAGCTATCGTGGATGACTTGCTTTTGACTGGAACTGAAGAgagaattagttgaggtacaCGTAAATTGGCCTAGACACTCCTGATCgtcgaaccaaaaaaaatacatgtaagTACGAAATCAACTAGTATGATATATTAAGGTCGTACTTGTGCATCACGTGTATGTACCATCTTATATAactcaataaaacaaaatacataGAAACTGAAGATGTACTGAACAGGTCCCTAGTAATACTTAGCTACGCTAAGCGGGGCGACACATTTAACGTACTCCAATTGTGGTCAGTGGTCACGATGATATCTCCAGGGACTGGGGGGCCTGTGGTGACCCAAGTCACCACGGGTTGTAGTGACTCAAAACGTCACCGTTATCGTTTTGGGGCTGTAAGGAAAAAGACAAAAGGATCCGTTTGGTGGAAAGccaagtaaaaaaattaagtactctaatttttaattcgtttgaatcagtacgaagatcttatttttttaatcattttattctaaaaggttataattaatttttgactctaatgctttcgttagttagccctaagagatatttaattctacGAACTTTCTTAAGGCTAACTAACAAGagttttagagtcaaaaattaattatggttctttaagataaaatgatcaagatcttcgcactgattcaagtaaattaaaaattatagcacataacttttttttgcttaaatttCCACCAAACAGGACATTTTGTCTTTTCCCTTGCAGCCTCAAAACGCCAAGGGTGACATTTTGAGTCACTGTAACCCTGTGGTGACCCAAGTCATAAAGATTATCTCAATTCCTAGCCAGCTCTATCTTTGTTTGGTCCCCTGTCTCTCTAAGTGATAGGAGTAGAATTTTGGAGGCCCTGTCTAGACTCTAGATCAGCTTGATTGGATTGGGTAAAGGGAATAACCCAATTACAAGCAGGAAAAacgtggggaagggatttcAGTCACATGGGTTGGCTCCAACTCCAAGATCGGACAGGGACAAATAGACACCGATGCCGCGCTAATCGATCTCCTTATCTTCTCATCTACATACTTTCCTGGCTTCTTCTCCAACCAGAAAAATATCACCCATACCATAGATCTATCATAGAACAACCATATATACATCTCTCTCAAATTAGTTTTCTCGTCTTCGTATCGTAAGCAGGATAATGATTTGGTTTGGTCTCGCTGCCGCACatgactatttttttattttttaataggcAAAATTAATTCCATTCATCCCGAAGCTGCTGCACTGCCCGCACATGACTTCAAGAGTAGTTATTACAGTATGATATTACCGAGAAAGTGCTCATCtctcaaggaaaagaaaaagctcTTCGCTCATTTCCGGTTAATTCGTTGAATGAAGCTAGTTGGTTATTTAGCTGGAGTATATAATGTTTGTTCACAGTTGGAACCGAACAAGACATGCCCTCGTTTCTGCTATACAGTAGTTTCTGTTAAATAGATGCTTCATCCCTTCATCCATTTGAATGCCAAAATTTGggggaaaataagaaaattatgcTACCCATGAACAAATAAAGAACATCAACCTTTCGTAAACCGCCTTTTTCACTCGCCGTTACTCGGGAAATCTTTGCAAGTTTTTCTCCCCTCCacttattgatatgcttaagCTCATCAGGTAATTCCGCCTCATGACTTGGTGTCGCAATTAATGAGGTACTGTAGTTAACGTGCATTGGCACGTGCCAAGGCTGGCGCACGCACGACACAACAACGGCATGTCATCGGGTTAGGCAAGACATGCATGTCACGATATGTGCTAAACAAGGCATGGCATGATAAGTGCATGAAAAGGGGCTAGCTAGGCAACGCACAACACGTGTCATCGGGCTGTGCACTGATATTTTCTTATAGAATGATTTTTGCACGGGAAAATGAAGGCctaagacgtgttttgataattaatacccgccaaggataaactaagaacatttgttaatgctgaaaatatccttggcatatattaattatcaaaacacgtcattgaccgtcattttccctttttgcaCTCGGTAATTCCATTAGTCCAATGGATAAGAAACCACGAAGTACATATGGTGCCTACGTATCTAAATCCACTTCTGTTCCCTTTCCACCCTTTGTTTCAAAAATACGTAAATAAATAACAACTGAAAAGGCGGAATGGACTAAGAACTTTAGGGTAATTTGAAGAGTGAAAATATCCACTTAGCCCAGTGGTCCTAGCCCTTTCATTTCGACTTGCAAGTGGTATGTGGTCACTTTGAGTTACCTCCGTAGTTGTAGCGGGGGCAACGGTGATTCAATACCAACGAGAGTCCGAGCATATATGTGTGGCCATGTCGATACAATGATCAATCGGGCCCTGTTTTCCCGAGCTCACCATCTACATCCGTCAAAAAACTGGCAAACAATGAATTAAGAGCATCCGCATTTGTCTCGTTACTTCCCCTCTCTACTCTAAACTAAAGAGCCAGACcccaaaaaaacccccaaaactCAGCTTTATCAGCCTCGTGGGATTAACCTGAGAAGTAGCTCGAGCTACAGTTACTCGTTGAAACACACGAGGAACTGTTCACTCGTTTCCTTTCTCCTGCCCATCTGCACTTTCAACTGGCGCCAAAATGGAACATATAGCCACAAGTGAGagtcattctctctccctcatcaGCTCTCACAATAAATCCATCTCTGGTAAAGTGGTTTGGGGATTGTTTGCTGGTTTTTTGGGGTTGATCGGA contains the following coding sequences:
- the LOC131317055 gene encoding uncharacterized protein LOC131317055, encoding MGVKVVRATLQWSQPSLPHSPSSPQTLAPTFSSPSLKRSCSSDGALAIRCFQKLDQSPLFGTEIYTSRSCVRPNPRRRTIRRATSAGFDSFSDEEFSKKIQELATRFQVSDDENDSRTTESSVSSTKAYSGIEIAENQRLFEPPDWPGSMEWKANSVELPVSLRMIKRKKQCQEGLRGSGDYSACCSVNKAFSSMVFIIRELHSFTLQMSERLSCVQDLQGVLARVQSEIHASFVWLFQQVFSHTPTLMVYMMILLANYSVYSMSGNVAIAAPVPLTSHAATMESVSVYEDSSHHKQQKFDSSKIKTFSISSSSGKTTSIGANDGGGGKFRPTASNTDGEGRFDDSTLLNYHRTVLPETTTEGESVSGQVTSEEELGVWHSIVEEAARMQGELRDESLDHETMQRFVSPVTAKTEADEYAEYVRTETLYQKGLDEDPNNPLLLANYAQFLYLVVNDYDGAEEYFKRAVKVEPPDAEALSKYASFLWQARKDLWAAEETYLEAIAADSGNSYYAANYAHFLWSTGGEDTCFPLDNNTNKA